From the genome of Bordetella sp. H567, one region includes:
- a CDS encoding M24 family metallopeptidase produces MTAAIPLFDRAEFLARLEKLRRVMRERSVDVMLLDDIEILAYFTGYERSISYYRACLVPLEGEPLMVLRSLDAAPFLETAWFEQHVGYADAEDPVTLLVAEIARRWGAGARMGVDFGSHGMTVDVYRRLQAALPRATFVDMTNVPWELRLIKSPLEIRHIEQASAIADQTMREMAERARPGMSGRDLAAYAAGRYIELGALPGHVGPITYGKGWGFLHGHLHDTPMQEGDVLHIELVPRFRGYSARLMRSVVMGTPTAEQRETAQRLAALQDTQIAAMVPGASAREVDAMLRDGVVRAGLRDTYDNITGYTLGYYSQQPVRSSDFTRVFGPHADWTLEAGMVFHMYTSAKGLAFSETVLVDAGGPRRLTRLERKLYATE; encoded by the coding sequence ATGACCGCCGCCATCCCGCTTTTCGATCGCGCCGAGTTTCTCGCTCGCCTGGAAAAGTTGCGGCGGGTGATGCGCGAGCGATCCGTCGACGTCATGCTGCTCGACGATATCGAGATCCTGGCCTATTTCACCGGCTACGAACGGTCCATCAGCTATTACCGCGCCTGCCTGGTGCCGTTGGAAGGCGAACCGCTGATGGTGCTGCGCAGCCTGGATGCGGCCCCATTCCTGGAAACCGCCTGGTTCGAGCAGCACGTGGGCTACGCCGACGCGGAAGATCCGGTCACGCTGCTGGTCGCGGAAATCGCCCGCCGCTGGGGCGCCGGCGCGCGCATGGGGGTGGACTTCGGCAGCCATGGCATGACCGTGGACGTCTATCGCCGGTTGCAGGCGGCCCTGCCCCGCGCCACGTTCGTGGACATGACCAACGTGCCGTGGGAACTGCGCCTGATCAAGTCGCCGCTGGAGATCCGCCACATCGAACAAGCCAGCGCCATCGCCGACCAGACGATGCGCGAAATGGCCGAGCGCGCCCGCCCCGGCATGAGCGGCCGCGACCTGGCGGCCTACGCCGCAGGCCGCTATATCGAACTGGGCGCCCTGCCCGGCCACGTCGGCCCGATCACCTATGGCAAGGGCTGGGGGTTCCTGCACGGGCACCTGCACGATACGCCGATGCAGGAGGGCGACGTTCTGCACATTGAACTGGTGCCGCGGTTCCGCGGCTACAGCGCGCGGCTGATGCGCAGCGTGGTCATGGGCACGCCCACCGCCGAACAGCGCGAAACCGCACAGCGGCTGGCGGCGCTGCAGGACACCCAGATCGCCGCCATGGTCCCGGGTGCCTCGGCGCGCGAGGTCGATGCCATGCTGCGCGACGGCGTGGTGCGCGCCGGCTTGCGCGATACCTATGACAACATCACCGGCTATACGCTGGGCTACTACTCGCAGCAGCCGGTGCGCTCCAGCGACTTCACGCGCGTCTTCGGGCCGCACGCCGACTGGACGCTGGAGGCCGGGATGGTGTTCCACATGTACACCTCGGCCAAGGGGTTGGCGTTCAGCGAGACCGTGCTGGTGGATGCCGGCGGCCCGCGCCGACTGACACGGCTGGAACGCAAGCTGTACGCAACGGAATAA
- a CDS encoding M20 family metallopeptidase: MDHAALIAALDEKASLDFLARMIRFKSYSATPGERELAEFMVNSMRGLGLEAELTPVPGGRVNAIGRWRGTGQGPGASLLFNGHLDTNPATEGWTVDPWGGLYDDAFIYGIGVSNMKAGDAAYYCAVKTLLDQGVRLSGDVVLTYVVGELQGGIGTVAAIEQGVAADYFINAEPTDVQALTMHAGSFVFVIEITGITRHLSKREEAADAIAAGCWLVPRINAMTFSGAAGPEHRSINRANVGVMRGGLGREMLEWRAPQVADFVRIQGSARYAPGQTEDGVMADLRALLDEMENAFPGIRAGVSINRSDNRPTMLPFEVDPASRIVRAVNDAYRTVRHAEQPTGALRPPAFYGTDAAHFHQRLGMQGIVCGPGGKYNTMPDERVDIPDYLDAIRVYMLAILDICGR; this comes from the coding sequence ATGGACCATGCCGCACTGATTGCCGCGCTGGACGAAAAAGCCAGCCTCGATTTCCTGGCCAGGATGATCCGCTTCAAGAGCTACAGCGCCACGCCCGGCGAGCGCGAGCTGGCGGAATTCATGGTCAACAGCATGCGCGGCCTCGGCCTGGAAGCGGAACTGACGCCGGTGCCGGGCGGCCGCGTCAACGCCATCGGCCGCTGGCGCGGCACCGGCCAGGGCCCTGGCGCCAGCCTGCTCTTCAATGGCCATCTGGATACCAATCCCGCCACGGAAGGCTGGACTGTCGATCCCTGGGGCGGGCTCTACGACGACGCCTTCATCTACGGCATCGGCGTATCCAATATGAAGGCGGGCGATGCCGCCTACTATTGCGCCGTCAAGACGCTGCTCGACCAGGGCGTGCGCCTGTCCGGCGATGTGGTGCTGACCTATGTGGTGGGGGAACTGCAAGGCGGTATCGGCACCGTGGCGGCCATCGAACAGGGCGTGGCCGCGGACTACTTCATCAATGCCGAACCCACCGACGTGCAGGCACTGACCATGCACGCCGGGTCCTTTGTTTTCGTGATCGAAATCACGGGCATCACCCGGCACCTGTCCAAGCGCGAGGAAGCGGCCGACGCCATCGCCGCGGGCTGCTGGCTGGTGCCGCGCATCAATGCGATGACTTTTTCCGGCGCGGCCGGACCCGAGCACCGTTCCATCAACCGCGCCAATGTCGGCGTCATGCGGGGCGGCCTGGGACGCGAGATGCTGGAGTGGCGAGCCCCGCAGGTGGCGGACTTCGTGCGTATCCAGGGATCGGCGCGCTATGCGCCGGGCCAGACGGAGGACGGCGTCATGGCCGATCTGCGCGCCCTGCTGGATGAAATGGAAAACGCCTTTCCCGGTATACGCGCCGGCGTATCGATCAACCGCAGCGATAACCGGCCGACCATGCTGCCCTTCGAAGTCGACCCGGCGTCGCGCATCGTGCGGGCGGTGAACGACGCCTACCGCACCGTGCGCCACGCGGAACAGCCGACCGGCGCGCTGCGTCCGCCCGCCTTCTACGGTACCGACGCGGCGCACTTCCACCAGCGCCTGGGCATGCAGGGCATCGTCTGCGGCCCCGGCGGCAAGTACAACACCATGCCCGACGAACGGGTGGATATCCCGGACTACCTGGATGCCATCCGGGTCTACATGCTGGCCATCCTGGATATCTGCGGCCGGTGA
- a CDS encoding LysR family transcriptional regulator has product MDRLHAMKTFVTVVESGGFTAAARKLDVSLSVVSRVVTELEAHLGVRLLTRTTRVVRPTETGAAYFEDCKRILGEIEEAELTATGTHSSPRGHLVVTAPVLFGARHVTPIVVEYLRRYPEVDVQCVLVDRNVNFIDEGVDVGVRIGELPSSSLQAISVGHVRRIVCAAPSYLQQQGMPQAPEDLSAHTLIQTTGVSTLPEWRFMRQGELKPLRFTPRLATSTNDSAISAAVAGLGLARVLSYQVAAELRDGTLRVVLADHEPPPVPVHVIHREGRHAMLKVRAFLDLAIDRLRGDASLNYC; this is encoded by the coding sequence GTGGACCGGCTACACGCCATGAAGACCTTCGTCACCGTGGTCGAAAGCGGTGGCTTCACTGCAGCCGCGCGCAAGCTCGATGTGTCGCTGTCGGTCGTCAGCCGCGTGGTCACCGAGCTGGAAGCGCATCTGGGCGTGCGCCTGCTGACGCGCACCACGCGCGTGGTGCGTCCCACCGAAACCGGTGCCGCGTACTTCGAGGACTGCAAGCGCATCCTGGGCGAAATCGAGGAAGCCGAGCTGACGGCCACGGGCACGCATTCCTCGCCGCGCGGCCATCTCGTGGTGACGGCACCCGTATTGTTCGGCGCGCGCCACGTCACGCCCATCGTCGTCGAATACCTGCGGCGCTACCCCGAAGTCGACGTCCAGTGCGTGCTCGTGGACCGCAATGTCAACTTCATCGACGAAGGCGTGGATGTCGGCGTGCGCATCGGCGAACTGCCCAGCTCGTCGCTGCAGGCGATATCGGTGGGCCATGTACGGCGCATCGTGTGCGCCGCGCCCTCGTACCTGCAACAGCAGGGCATGCCGCAGGCACCGGAAGACCTGTCCGCGCACACGCTGATCCAGACCACCGGCGTCAGTACGCTGCCCGAATGGCGCTTCATGCGGCAAGGCGAGCTGAAGCCGCTGCGCTTCACGCCCCGGCTGGCCACCTCGACCAACGATTCCGCCATTTCCGCCGCGGTGGCGGGACTGGGCCTGGCGCGCGTCCTGTCGTACCAGGTGGCGGCCGAGCTTCGGGATGGCACGCTGCGCGTGGTGCTGGCCGACCACGAGCCGCCGCCGGTACCTGTCCATGTGATCCACCGCGAAGGCCGTCACGCGATGCTGAAGGTGCGCGCCTTCCTGGACTTGGCCATCGACCGGCTGCGTGGCGATGCCTCGCTGAACTATTGCTGA
- a CDS encoding glutathione S-transferase family protein — MKLYHHPLSGHAHRARLFISLLGQAAELIDVDLASRAHKQPDFLKLNPFGQLPVLVDGDVVVPDSNAILVYLSKKLGRTDWLPETPAEAAAVQRWLSVAAGDIAFGPAAARLVTVFGAKLDAEAAIARAHVVLRRMEDALAGQPWIAAPQPTIADVALYSYTARAPEGYVDLKEYANVRQWLARVEALPGFVAFQRTPVGLAD, encoded by the coding sequence ATGAAGCTCTACCACCATCCGCTTTCCGGCCATGCGCACCGCGCCCGCCTGTTCATTTCGCTGCTGGGCCAAGCCGCCGAGTTGATTGACGTCGACCTGGCCAGCCGCGCGCACAAGCAGCCGGATTTCCTGAAACTCAATCCGTTCGGACAATTGCCGGTGCTGGTGGACGGCGACGTGGTGGTGCCGGATTCCAACGCGATCCTGGTCTATCTGAGCAAGAAACTGGGGCGGACCGATTGGCTGCCCGAAACACCGGCCGAGGCCGCCGCCGTGCAGCGATGGCTGTCGGTCGCCGCCGGCGATATCGCCTTCGGCCCCGCCGCGGCGCGCCTGGTCACGGTATTCGGCGCCAAGCTGGACGCCGAAGCCGCCATCGCCCGCGCCCACGTGGTGCTGCGACGCATGGAAGACGCGCTGGCGGGCCAGCCATGGATCGCGGCCCCCCAGCCGACCATCGCCGACGTGGCGCTATACAGCTACACGGCGCGCGCGCCGGAAGGCTATGTCGACCTGAAGGAGTATGCCAACGTGCGGCAATGGCTGGCGCGCGTGGAAGCGCTGCCCGGCTTCGTGGCCTTCCAGCGCACGCCGGTGGGGCTGGCTGACTGA